One window from the genome of Anopheles merus strain MAF chromosome 3R, AmerM5.1, whole genome shotgun sequence encodes:
- the LOC121596488 gene encoding uncharacterized protein LOC121596488 isoform X1, giving the protein MYGNGMYQHGPGKVTLHPKTKTMTVERIDTFYDLDTIYSTIERMLLLIRQLSGVSRLGENGRSLSFELQWSNAIDERKYQIEELRSSVQYLFAQFRKIYLVNKDLYAQLNKRGGRVFELDKQIEAQGDSKCLYFLADAIKYEPALLAMQRVLDRTMREIRIFRNQRNQHKLELCIGHIRSENYDKVYDEYCSFENGLQQLPSIIEAVFERDMKNLLKVLLFLTGYRKQNKPNSAETFVAGCEYLLAQLKQSHELLEHPLCLLLYGFVVDSLQEQPELSLASRLKDVFRERLECVRSELLDCIQRTVRLIQTAPQRAAPLAKLFHHLAEEILIELLKRAYEGEVRNLHNILQFVAHLSCIDHDIIAYRVLYAQMEHYDHLFQPEIFLLAYRIKQTALAAGFPTASLRGDLERLKTSLPPVVVTILWSTVTISRHESRILLKFSGIGKDVSFSRYIADKNRVEFEPLEDGTCFRLRACTVGGYLGESGTGRPMIAGKSESLSNAKFRWRLIPVEGCEYFRVQNYASGAFLYSQIPCESEAEYDFYNSQEVLQLAGSERSLTAQNSYWKVGEYSRSSSRSSSGSGSAGENECRIL; this is encoded by the exons atgtatggaaatgGCATGTACCAGCACGGGCCCGGGAAAGTCAC GTTGCacccgaaaacaaaaaccatgaCCGTCGAGCGGATCGACACGTTCTACGATCTGGACACGATCTACAGCACGATCGagcggatgctgctgctcatACGCCAGCTGTCCGGGGTGTCCCGGTTGGGCGAGAATGGTCGCTCGCTTTCCTTCGAGCTGCAGTGGAGCAATGCGATCGATGAGCGCAAGTATCAGATCGAGGAGCTGCGCAGCTCCGTCCAGTACCTGTTCGCTCAGTTTCGCAAGATCTACCTGGTCAACAAGGACCTGTACGCGCAGCTAAACAAACGCGGTGGCCGTGTGTTTGAGCTGGACAAACAGATCGAGGCACAGGGGGACAGCAAGTGCTTATACTTTCTAGCCGATGCGATCAAGTACGAGCCGGCCCTGCTCGCGATGCAGCGTGTGCTCGATCGTACGATGCGCGAGATACGCATCTTCCGCAATCAGCGCAACCAGCACAAGCTGGAACTGTGCATCGGTCACATACGGTCCGAAAACTACGACAAGGTGTACGATGAGTACTGCTCGTTTGAGAACGGTCTGCAGCAGCTACCGTCCATCATCGAGGCCGTGTTCGAGCGGGACATGAAGAATCTGCTCAAGGTGCTGCTCTTTCTCACCGGCTACCGCAAGCAGAACAAACCAAACTCGGCCGAAACGTTCGTCGCGGGGTGTGAGTATTTGCTGGCACAGCTGAAACAATCGCACGAACTGCTGGAGCATCCGCTCTGTCTGCTGCTGTACGGGTTTGTGGTGGATTCGCTCCAGGAACAGCCGGAACTGTCGCTAGCGTCACGGCTGAAGGACGTGTTTCGCGAGCGGCTGGAGTGTGTCCGGTCGGAGCTGCTCGATTGCATCCAGCGAACGGTACGGCTCATCCAAACGGCACCTCAGCGGGCCGCTCCGCTGGCGAAGCTGTTTCACCATCTCGCGGAGGAGATCCTGATCGAGCTGCTCAAGCGTGCGTACGAAGGTGAGGTACGCAATTTGCACAACATACTGCAGTTTGTGGCTCATCTGTCGTGCATCGATCACGACATCATCGCGTATCGTGTGTTGTACGCCCAGATGGAACACTACGATCATCTGTTTCAGCCGGAAATATTTCTGCTAGCCTATCGCATCAAGCAGACGGCGCTGGCGGCCGGTTTTCCCACTGCAAGTCTGCGTGGGGATCTGGAGCGACTTAAAACCAGCCTACCGCCCGTGGTGGTAACGATCCTGTGGAGTACGGTCACCATATCGCGGCACGAGTCACGCATTCTCCTGAAATTCAGCGGCATCGGCAAGGACGTTAGCTTTTCGCGCTACATTGCCGACAAGAATCGGGTCGAGTTTGAACCGCTCGAGGACGGTACCTGTTTCCGGCTGAGGGCGTGCACCGTCGGAGGCTATCTGGGCGAGAGCGGCACCGGACGGCCGATGATTGCGGGCAAGTCGGAAAGTCTGTCGAATGCAAAGTTTCGCTGGCGATTGATACCGGTCGAGGGTTGCGAGTACTTTCGGGTGCAGAACTATGCCAGCGGCGCGTTTCTGTACTCACAGATACCGTGCGAGTCCGAGGCGGAATATGATTTCTACAACAGCCAGGAGGTGTTGCAGCTAGCGGGCAGCGAGCGATCGCTTACCGCGCAAAACAGCTACTGGAAGGTGGGAGAATATTCGCGCAGTTCGTcgcgcagcagcagtggcagtggcagtGCGGGAGAGAACGAGTGTCGTATATTGTAG
- the LOC121596490 gene encoding 2-oxoglutarate and iron-dependent oxygenase JMJD4 homolog — protein MEEIEISSDTTVAATPSVLPAKIERIQLSNLSYDQFFRNFMQPNRAVVVEGIANDWECFRRWIDRSVVPPKLNVPYLKQKLANVPIPVADCGRQHYNSHEKLELPLYDFLQSWENDDTESCRNRYYLKDWHLRSECPGYEFYRTPSLFASDWLNEYLVEQAADDYRFVYIGPKGTWTAFHADVFGSYSWSVNIFGRKRWYLLPPGEEQKLRNSLRNLPFSVTEQTLRDAGVTFFTIDQEAGEAIFVPTGWFHQVTNVEDAISVNHNWFNGCNVATIWSNLRDALADVRREIDDCRDMDNFDEHCQVMLKASFGMDYADFLAIVLYVCDKRLVSLGEDVGQVKQIDGYALGKQHIRFDVVTIRNLLHETIEKGFLDDYPDLRKAAASCLNKILSTSRAL, from the coding sequence ATGGAAGAGATTGAAATCAGTTCCGACACGACCGTCGCAGCTACTCCTAGCGTTCTTCCGGCAAAAATCGAGCGTATCCAGCTGTCCAACCTTTCGTACGATCAGTTTTTCCGGAACTTTATGCAACCAAACCGTGCCGTTGTCGTGGAAGGAATTGCAAACGACTGGGAGTGCTTCCGGCGCTGGATCGACCGGTCGGTGGTGCCACCGAAACTGAACGTACCGTACCTGAAACAAAAGCTAGCGAACGTTCCCATCCCGGTGGCCGATTGTGGAAGGCAGCATTACAATTCGCACGAGAAGCTTGAGCTGCCACTGTACGATTTCCTTCAGTCATGGGAGAACGATGATACGGAGTCGTGCCGCAACCGATACTACCTCAAAGATTGGCACCTCCGGAGCGAATGTCCCGGGTATGAGTTCTACCGCACACCGTCCCTGTTTGCGTCCGACTGGTTGAACGAATATCTCGTCGAGCAAGCGGCTGACGACTACCGGTTCGTGTACATTGGCCCGAAAGGCACGTGGACGGCGTTCCACGCGGATGTGTTCGGATCGTACAGCTGGTCGGTGAACATATTTGGCCGCAAGCGCTGGTACTTGCTACCACCCGGAGAGGAGCAAAAGCTACGGAACAGCTTGCGCAACCTGCCCTTTAGCGTTACGGAACAGACGCTTCGGGATGCCGGTGTTACGTTCTTCACGATCGACCAAGAAGCGGGTGAGGCGATATTCGTACCAACCGGATGGTTCCATCAGGTGACGAATGTGGAGGATGCCATCTCGGTCAACCATAATTGGTTCAATGGCTGCAACGTGGCGACGATCTGGAGCAATCTTCGCGATGCGCTGGCGGACGTCCGGCGCGAGATAGACGATTGTCGCGATATGGACAACTTTGACGAGCACTGTCAGGTGATGCTGAAGGCCAGCTTCGGGATGGATTATGCCGACTTCTTGGCCATCGTACTGTACGTCTGTGATAAGCGTTTGGTCAGCCTTGGCGAGGATGTTGGGCAGGTGAAGCAGATTGATGGTTACGCACTCGGGAAGCAGCACATCCGATTTGATGTAGTTACGATACGGAATTTGCTGCACGAGACAATAGAAAAGGGATTTTTAGATGATTATCCTGACCTGCGTAAAGCAGCAGCGAGCTGTTTGAACAAAATTCTATCGACAAGTCGAGCGTTGTAA
- the LOC121596488 gene encoding uncharacterized protein LOC121596488 isoform X2, which produces MTVERIDTFYDLDTIYSTIERMLLLIRQLSGVSRLGENGRSLSFELQWSNAIDERKYQIEELRSSVQYLFAQFRKIYLVNKDLYAQLNKRGGRVFELDKQIEAQGDSKCLYFLADAIKYEPALLAMQRVLDRTMREIRIFRNQRNQHKLELCIGHIRSENYDKVYDEYCSFENGLQQLPSIIEAVFERDMKNLLKVLLFLTGYRKQNKPNSAETFVAGCEYLLAQLKQSHELLEHPLCLLLYGFVVDSLQEQPELSLASRLKDVFRERLECVRSELLDCIQRTVRLIQTAPQRAAPLAKLFHHLAEEILIELLKRAYEGEVRNLHNILQFVAHLSCIDHDIIAYRVLYAQMEHYDHLFQPEIFLLAYRIKQTALAAGFPTASLRGDLERLKTSLPPVVVTILWSTVTISRHESRILLKFSGIGKDVSFSRYIADKNRVEFEPLEDGTCFRLRACTVGGYLGESGTGRPMIAGKSESLSNAKFRWRLIPVEGCEYFRVQNYASGAFLYSQIPCESEAEYDFYNSQEVLQLAGSERSLTAQNSYWKVGEYSRSSSRSSSGSGSAGENECRIL; this is translated from the coding sequence atgaCCGTCGAGCGGATCGACACGTTCTACGATCTGGACACGATCTACAGCACGATCGagcggatgctgctgctcatACGCCAGCTGTCCGGGGTGTCCCGGTTGGGCGAGAATGGTCGCTCGCTTTCCTTCGAGCTGCAGTGGAGCAATGCGATCGATGAGCGCAAGTATCAGATCGAGGAGCTGCGCAGCTCCGTCCAGTACCTGTTCGCTCAGTTTCGCAAGATCTACCTGGTCAACAAGGACCTGTACGCGCAGCTAAACAAACGCGGTGGCCGTGTGTTTGAGCTGGACAAACAGATCGAGGCACAGGGGGACAGCAAGTGCTTATACTTTCTAGCCGATGCGATCAAGTACGAGCCGGCCCTGCTCGCGATGCAGCGTGTGCTCGATCGTACGATGCGCGAGATACGCATCTTCCGCAATCAGCGCAACCAGCACAAGCTGGAACTGTGCATCGGTCACATACGGTCCGAAAACTACGACAAGGTGTACGATGAGTACTGCTCGTTTGAGAACGGTCTGCAGCAGCTACCGTCCATCATCGAGGCCGTGTTCGAGCGGGACATGAAGAATCTGCTCAAGGTGCTGCTCTTTCTCACCGGCTACCGCAAGCAGAACAAACCAAACTCGGCCGAAACGTTCGTCGCGGGGTGTGAGTATTTGCTGGCACAGCTGAAACAATCGCACGAACTGCTGGAGCATCCGCTCTGTCTGCTGCTGTACGGGTTTGTGGTGGATTCGCTCCAGGAACAGCCGGAACTGTCGCTAGCGTCACGGCTGAAGGACGTGTTTCGCGAGCGGCTGGAGTGTGTCCGGTCGGAGCTGCTCGATTGCATCCAGCGAACGGTACGGCTCATCCAAACGGCACCTCAGCGGGCCGCTCCGCTGGCGAAGCTGTTTCACCATCTCGCGGAGGAGATCCTGATCGAGCTGCTCAAGCGTGCGTACGAAGGTGAGGTACGCAATTTGCACAACATACTGCAGTTTGTGGCTCATCTGTCGTGCATCGATCACGACATCATCGCGTATCGTGTGTTGTACGCCCAGATGGAACACTACGATCATCTGTTTCAGCCGGAAATATTTCTGCTAGCCTATCGCATCAAGCAGACGGCGCTGGCGGCCGGTTTTCCCACTGCAAGTCTGCGTGGGGATCTGGAGCGACTTAAAACCAGCCTACCGCCCGTGGTGGTAACGATCCTGTGGAGTACGGTCACCATATCGCGGCACGAGTCACGCATTCTCCTGAAATTCAGCGGCATCGGCAAGGACGTTAGCTTTTCGCGCTACATTGCCGACAAGAATCGGGTCGAGTTTGAACCGCTCGAGGACGGTACCTGTTTCCGGCTGAGGGCGTGCACCGTCGGAGGCTATCTGGGCGAGAGCGGCACCGGACGGCCGATGATTGCGGGCAAGTCGGAAAGTCTGTCGAATGCAAAGTTTCGCTGGCGATTGATACCGGTCGAGGGTTGCGAGTACTTTCGGGTGCAGAACTATGCCAGCGGCGCGTTTCTGTACTCACAGATACCGTGCGAGTCCGAGGCGGAATATGATTTCTACAACAGCCAGGAGGTGTTGCAGCTAGCGGGCAGCGAGCGATCGCTTACCGCGCAAAACAGCTACTGGAAGGTGGGAGAATATTCGCGCAGTTCGTcgcgcagcagcagtggcagtggcagtGCGGGAGAGAACGAGTGTCGTATATTGTAG
- the LOC121596491 gene encoding alpha-methylacyl-CoA racemase translates to MALKGLKVIEFVGLAPGPFCGMLLADFGATVTRIDMNPRNSLDVLQGGKRSLALNLKQPKAINVVRSLCRSSDVLIEPFRPGVMEKFGLGPTVLLSDNPRLVYARLTGFGQTGTHAARAGHDLNYVALSGVLSMLGRKENKPTAPINLLADFAGGGLMCAFGILAALVERHHSGKGQIVDHAMVEGAAYVGSWLYRSQSLPVWGKARGENILDGGAHFYDTYETKDGKFVSVGAIEKKFYRLLLEGLGLDPDLPQFEEEEQRRQLFETTFRTKTRDEWMEIFNGKDACVFPVLTPDEVETYKHNRERNVFVDYRQSEGDVLVPTPAPKLSRTPARSGATAVERGELEMAEEILGEIGIDREELVKLYEDDILLLSKRPKM, encoded by the exons ATGGCGCTGAAGGGATTAAAGGTGATCGAGTTCGTCGGGCTGGCCCCGGGACCGTTCTGTGGCATGCTGCTGGCCGACTTTGGCGCCACCGTTACGCGGATTGACATG AACCCACGTAACTCGCTGGACGTACTGCAGGGCGGCAAACGGTCGCTCGCCCTAAACCTGAAGCAACCGAAAGCGATCAACGTGGTCCGTTCGCTGTGCCGCAGTTCGGACGTGCTGATTGAACCGTTCCGTCCGGGTGTGATGGAAAAGTTCGGTCTCGGACCGACCGTCCTACTATCGGACAATCCACGGCTCGTATACGCGCGGCTGACGGGGTTCGGCCAGACAGGCACCCATGCGGCCCGTGCTGGCCACGACCTGAACTACGTTGCCCTTTCGGGGGTGCTGTCGATGCTGGGAAGGAAAGAGAACAAACCGACCGCACCGATCAATCTGCTTGCGGACTTTGCCGGCGGTGGGCTGATGTGTGCGTTCGGCATTTTGGCGGCGCTCGTCGAGCGGCACCATTCGGGCAAGGGGCAGATAGTGGATCACGCAATGGTAGAAGGGGCGGCGTACGTTGGCAGCTGGCTGTACCGTTCGCAGAGTTTGCCCGTTTGGGGTAAGGCGCGCGGGGAGAACATTCTCGACGGTGGTGCCCATTTCTACGACACGTACGAAACGAAGGACGGTAAATTCGTGTCCGTTGGAGCTATTGAGAAGAAATTTTACCGGTTGCTGCTGGAGGGACTTGGGCTGGATCCGGATTTGCCACAGtttgaggaggaggagcagagACGGCAACTGTTCGAGACCACGTTCCGGACGAAAACGCGTGACGAATGGATGGAAATCTTCAACGGCAAGGATGCGTGCGTCTTTCCCGTGTTAACGCCGGACGAGGTGGAAACTTATAAGCACAATCGCGAGCGGAACGTGTTCGTCGACTACCGGCAGTCGGAGGGCGATGTGTTGGTGCCTACGCCAGCACCGAAGCTAAGCCGTACGCCGGCCCGTTCCGGTGCGACTGCGGTGGAACGGGGCGAGCTGGAAATGGCAGAAGAAATACTGGGCGAAATCGGCATCGATCGAGAGGAACTGGTTAAATTGTACGAAGACGACATTCTACTGCTTTCCAAAAGACCAAAGATGTGA
- the LOC121596489 gene encoding cyclic AMP-dependent transcription factor ATF-2: protein MEAKQDHSAAPVKELLQCTIDGCQQIYPSEGYCSVHTKKHDLSLNLQMPQKGAGGGLFADQTPTPTRLIGKCEEVGLFEDLQKVNPFDETFRRAVESGASSVSSLTDDKSPPTFPLIPLTTAPFLRAVEGETLHTPHIFPSGIERSSLLEGAANVGASENVTITSKQPRMKAKASRASPRGKQQQEQSSATTTTTNITTSSLPATSSTAISQAPKKTPVKRKTPAPVVDILPKPAPPIDIASMPVIIIPSDPSDPTLPVEGTVLVKEKLKEHLAKVRETGPVPKASAPVSKRQKRTEEKPATASKTEAKPNDGTSSPGEQENIKQKRWKEAAKRYRVRVKKSQDQLLQRNIDLEEENLRLRTQLTELRTAHRSCNVTRAQNAAKQAQLTSQAAATIGRVESVQQEANAMLLNTVEQSQQLHLLQQQQQQQQVQQQVQQQLQLQIQQQPEPMSIPQQRLITSHIIDSNSFNRMPIFIVMGSGAAPQTVVPVVPEFESGICALEEGNG from the exons ATGGAAGCGAAGCAAGATCATTCCGCTGCACCAGTGAAGGAGCTGCTCCAGTGCACCATCGATGGCTGCCAGCAAATTTACCCCTCCGAGGGGTACTGCAGTGTGCACACGAAAAAGCACGACCTCAGCCTGAACCTGCAGATGCCCCAGAAGGGCGCGGGCGGAGGACTGTTTGCGGACCAAACGCCAACCCCGACGCGATTGATCGGCAAGTGCGAGGAGGTCGGGCTGTTCGAGGACCTGCAGAAGGTCAACCCGTTCGACGAGACGTTCCGGCGGGCGGTCGAATCGGGCGCTAGCAGCGTTTCCTCCCTCACCGACGACAAGTCGCCGCCTACCTTTCCACTGATCCCCTTGACAACCGCACCCTTTCTTCGCGCGGTGGAGGGCGAAACCTTACACACGCCACACATTTTCCCGAGTGGGATCGAGCGATCCTCCCTGCTTGAGGGGGCCGCTAACGTGGGGGCAAGTGAGAATGTTACCATCACATCCAAGCAACCGAGGATGAAAGCTAAAGCGAGCAGAGCATCCCCTCGTggcaaacagcagcaagaGCAATCatcggccaccaccaccactaccaacaTCACTACGAGTTCCTTGCCCGCCACCTCCTCGACCGCCATTAGCCAAGCTCCGAAAAAGACCCCGGTAAAGCGTAAAACACCGGCCCCAGTGGTGGACATACTACCGAAACCGGCACCACCCATCGACATCGCATCGATGCCGGTGATTATCATTCCGTCCGATCCGTCGGACCCAACTCTACCCGTCGAAGGGACGGTGCTGGTGAAGGAGAAGCTGAAGGAACATTTGGCGAAGGTGCGCGAAACGGGTCCGGTGCCGAAGGCAAGCGCGCCGGTCAGCAAACGACAAAAGCGCACCGAAGAAAAACCGGCCACGGCCAGCAAAACCGAGGCAAAACCGAACGATGGTACCAGTTCGCCGGGCGAGCAGGAAAATATAAAACAGAAACGATGGAAGGAGGCCGCCAAGCGCTACCG AGTGCGCGTCAAGAAATCTCAGGATCAGCTGCTGCAGCGTAACATTGATCTGGAGGAGGAAAACCTTCGCCTGCGTACGCAGCTGACCGAGCTGAGAACCGCACACCGGAGCTGTAACGTAACGCGCGCTCAAAATGCAGCGAAACAGGCCCAGCTTACATCACAAGCCGCTGCTACAATCGGCCGGGTTGAAAGTGTGCAGCAGGAAGCGAACGCAATGCTGCTGAACACGGTCGAACAGTCGCAGCAACTGCAcctgttgcagcagcagcagcagcagcagcaggtccaGCAGCAGGTGCAGCAGCAACTGCAGCTACAGATACAACAACAGCCAGAACCGATGTCCATCCCCCAGCAACGATTGATTACATCGCACATCATCGATAGTAACTCGTTTAACCGTATGCCGATATTTATTGTGATGGGATCGGGAGCCGCACCGCAAACGGTCGTACCTGTCGTGCCGGAATTTGAATCCGGAATTTGTGCCTTAGAGGAAGGGAACGGGTAA
- the LOC121596487 gene encoding myb-like protein Q, translating into MGDAKVKQQPFFGNQTHQHQHHHHHQHTAATPHEPTTPIASTSKANGTATATMGTVVMEAKHATGALLGSPQQQPPGKEAMVGTNTINTSTTGTPVAGKDKSPASQKYEQLKLRKQELEKRLNEKYSQLQQIKREEAQLIGMYPSDFSCGIGPSGSTDGVNGTAGSGGTGGAGTGNGTAPTLRRKIGTSFKLPENLLNNKEDDINKLLLEKQIQQQISEASLRLANDSGQPKSVRRTHKQNFEMAQQKLLAINQNLSVLKKRQQQKEQQLQQQQQQQQLKDQQQAGEAHRPTSRDDIDLHKTAQVNRFRSNSNSSSMLMHLSERRNSIKSNTSSNASGSLSGHHMMLQQQQQQQHQHLHLQQQQQQMLQVQIPAGHYHLSQQQLQQQQQQQHQSQQISPYSIHSGIMPSGSQSMTSAASAAMISQLSMLRHRARTDSFPGIATSYDTMSAGSGATEQSLKVSPLSGSGSIASGGSGAQQPHPHLHPHHHHSIGPGPARMNRLIQQQIGANNYSPPAAGSGTPGYVLSPTAGGNGQAFVYDAKVISRLQGGSNGAGMNNNPRSPQASAPSAAYGHAINDQNYCPNTMAAGAGQSGAAYEYTAQPEQPTSAVPAGLGGYWMTLENGEKVWCSVDNRQFSSLDRKQQGGSSGGSMKLSRTSTKLNGNSKPAGQFGAAVTPAVKSSSLGNFQEYIGKASPLDDADMMTVQPDAISVTSGSSEHKKREKVWRETSLDSPVVKHKALPPVPTSPAGQMSPSSIGSGQLLHSPHGGIPQSPPYPVPPIVGGNPPTAPLHINTNVSGYGAGPCSPLLLSPQQMRYYQQRQQQLLEQQRQKIKHLQQQQQQHQRLMMEEQQKQQQFLASSKQQHESMPSPQSPMGSIGATSSTATTGEPYGSPYAYQQTPLDPQSVPPYHSRHQHPPPPPLPPPNQHHYHHSQQLHNRLQHSPSVPSPQHLDLLPQSYSQQQQQQQQLSDHHSPSLGHHRAGGAGGQQQYQVHADSGYYPHAAGHLANTLSSRHPDLVISPTLSQASSHTLTSPTATTVVQALPVVGGAEDSGFSGPSSPTPSSGSKGPAAPPSDIQMESPKNMTVVQQGKIMPYKEVTKPFEMSDFYKYSTKYRQKQQQQQQQQQHQLQQQPSPSEGCGPGNEGEAGSAGGDGIHKGIYQPPNRSICQPIVNNYN; encoded by the coding sequence ATGGGTGATGCGAAAGTGAAACAGCAGCCCTTTTTCGGGAACCAAAcccatcagcatcagcaccatcaccatcatcagcacaCTGCTGCCACACCACACGAACCCACCACACCGATCGCTTCGACATCGAAAGCAAACGGTACTGCGACCGCAACCATGGGAACGGTAGTGATGGAAGCGAAGCATGCGACCGGGGCGCTGCTGGGAAGCCCCCAACAGCAGCCACCGGGAAAGGAAGCAATGGTTGGCACTAACACCATCAACACCTCCACCACCGGCACGCCGGTCGCGGGGAAGGACAAAAGCCCGGCTAGCCAAAAATACGAGCAGCTGAAGCTGCGCAAGCAGGAGCTGGAAAAGCGACTGAACGAAAAGTACAGCCAGCTGCAGCAGATCAAGCGCGAGGAGGCGCAGCTGATCGGGATGTATCCGAGCGATTTCAGCTGCGGCATCGGACCGTCCGGTTCGACGGACGGTGTGAACGGTACGGCGGGCTCGGGTGGTACAGGCGGAGCGGGAACGGGCAATGGGACGGCACCGACGTTGCGGCGCAAAATCGGCACCAGCTTCAAGCTGCCGGAAAACCTGCTCAACAACAAGGAGGACGACATcaacaagctgctgctggagaagCAAATACAGCAGCAGATCTCGGAGGCGTCCCTGCGGCTGGCCAACGATAGCGGCCAGCCCAAGTCGGTGCGGCGAACGCACAAGCAAAACTTCGAAATGGCGCAGCAGAAGCTGCTAGCGATCAATCAGAACTTGAGCGTGCTGAAGAAGCGCCAGCAGCAAAAGGAGCAacagttgcagcagcagcagcagcagcaacagctcaAAGATCAGCAGCAGGCGGGTGAAGCACACCGGCCAACCTCACGGGATGATATCGATCTGCACAAGACGGCGCAGGTGAACCGTTTCCGATCGAAcagcaatagcagcagcatgtTGATGCATCTGTCCGAGCGACGCAACTCGATCAAATCAAACACCTCCTCTAATGCGTCCGGCAGTCTCTCGGGACATCATAtgatgctgcagcagcaacagcagcagcagcaccaacaccttcatcttcagcagcagcagcagcagatgctgCAGGTACAAATACCCGCCGGTCACTACCATCTTTCGCaacagcagctccagcagcagcagcagcagcagcaccagagtCAACAGATATCGCCCTACTCGATCCACAGCGGCATCATGCCGTCCGGTTCGCAGAGCATGACGTCGGCCGCATCGGCCGCCATGATTTCGCAGCTCAGCATGCTGCGGCACCGGGCCCGCACGGACAGCTTTCCCGGCATCGCCACCAGCTACGACACCATGTCGGCCGGTTCGGGCGCCACGGAGCAGAGCTTGAAAGTGTCCCCGCTCAGCGGAAGCGGCAGCATTGCGAGCGGTGGCAGCGGCGCACAGCAGCCGCATCCCCATCTGCACCCGCATCACCATCATTCGATCGGTCCGGGCCCGGCACGGATGAACCGGCTGATACAGCAGCAAATTGGGGCGAATAATTATAGTCCACCGGCGGCGGGAAGTGGCACGCCCGGGTACGTGCTCTCACCAACGGCGGGTGGCAACGGGCAGGCGTTTGTTTACGATGCGAAAGTGATCTCAAGGCTGCAGGGTGGTAGTAATGGTGCCGGTATGAACAACAATCCACGCTCACCGCAAGCCTCGGCACCGTCTGCTGCGTACGGTCACGCGATAAACGATCAAAACTACTGTCCCAATACGATGGCTGCGGGCGCGGGACAAAGTGGCGCAGCGTATGAGTACACCGCCCAACCGGAACAGCCCACGTCAGCAGTACCGGCCGGGCTCGGTGGCTATTGGATGACGCTGGAAAAtggtgaaaaagtgtggtGCTCGGTCGATAATCGGCAATTTTCCAGCCTCGATCGGAAGCAGCAGGGTGGCAGTTCCGGCGGCAGCATGAAACTGTCGCGCACCAGCACCAAGCTGAACGGCAACAGCAAACCGGCCGGCCAGTTCGGTGCCGCCGTCACGCCGGCAGTGAAATCTTCCTCCCTCGGCAACTTCCAGGAGTACATCGGGAAGGCGTCGCCGCTGGATGATGCCGACATGATGACCGTCCAGCCGGATGCCATTTCGGTCACGTCCGGCTCGAGCGAGCACAAAAAGCGCGAAAAGGTGTGGCGTGAAACGTCGCTGGACAGTCCGGTGGTGAAGCACAAGGCGCTACCACCGGTACCCACGTCGCCGGCCGGCCAAATGTCACCGTCGTCGATCGGTAGCGGCCAGTTGCTGCATTCGCCGCACGGTGGCATCCCGCAGTCACCGCCCTACCCAGTGCCGCCGATTGTGGGCGGCAATCCACCGACGGCACCGCTGCACATCAACACGAACGTGTCCGGGTACGGTGCGGGACCGTGCTCGCCATTGCTGCTCTCCCCCCAGCAGATGCGCTACTATcagcagcgccagcagcaactgctcgagcagcagcgacaAAAGATCAAacatctgcagcagcagcagcagcaacaccagagGCTCATGATGGAGGAACagcagaagcaacagcagTTTCTTGCCTCCTCGAAACAGCAGCACGAATCGATGCCGTCGCCCCAGTCCCCGATGGGTTCGATCGGTGCAACGTCCTCGACGGCGACGACCGGTGAACCCTACGGCAGCCCCTACGCTTATCAGCAAACGCCACTCGACCCACAGTCCGTTCCACCGTACCACTCGCGGCATCAGCatccgccaccgccaccattgCCACCGCCGAACCAACACCATTACCACCATTCGCAGCAGCTGCACAACCGTCTGCAGCATTCTCCCTCCGTTCCTTCCCCGCAGCATCTCGATCTCTTGCCTCAGTCCTactcccagcagcagcagcagcagcagcagctgtccGACCATCATTCGCCTTCCCTCGGGCATCACCGTGCGGGAGGAGCGGGCGGTCAGCAGCAGTACCAGGTGCATGCCGATTCCGGCTACTATCCTCACGCTGCGGGCCATCTCGCCAACACGCTCTCCTCCCGCCATCCCGATCTGGTCATTTCGCCCACACTGTCGCAGGCATCGTCCCACACACTTACGTCGCCCACGGCGACCACCGTCGTGCAGGCACTACCGGTCGTGGGCGGTGCCGAGGACAGTGGCTTCTCCGGACCGTCTTCGCCGACACCGTCGTCCGGCAGCAAAGGGCCGGCAGCGCCACCGTCCGACATTCAGATGGAGTCGCCGAAAAACATGACCGTCGTGCAGCAGGGCAAGATCATGCCCTACAAGGAGGTGACGAAACCGTTCGAGATGTCCGACTTCTACAAGTACTCCACCAAATACCgacaaaagcagcagcagcagcagcagcagcagcaacatcaactGCAGCAACAACCATCTCCGTCGGAAGGGTGTGGCCCGGGGAACGAAGGTGAGGCCGGATCGGCCGGTGGTGACGGAATACATAAAGGTATCTATCAGCCGCCGAACCGCTCCATTTGTCAACCGATCGTTAACAACTACAACTGA